From the genome of uncultured Methanobacterium sp.:
ACGTTAAATACATCCGAGATCTCACCGAAAAGATCATGAGGCTCAAAGGAGTAGAGCACGTTAAATTAACCAGTACCGCCAGCGGACAAAACTAGACAAAAAAATACAAAAACTAGACAAAAAATAATATTACACTTAGCTACAAGATAAACAGGATGAAAATTACATCCTATCAACAAAACTTGCTCTCAGACACCGAGCGGCTGAGGGCATTTTACGAAGTAATACAGGAAAAATCCAAAGGTGCCATATACGATCTAGGGACAGGTTCAGGAGTACTCAGCTCCTGGGCGGCCCCACTATCTCGTATCGTATACGCTGTGGAAAAAGATCCTTTTACGGCCAAGATAGCCAAAAAAAATCTCAGCTCATTTAAAAACGTTTCCATAATGGTAAACGATGCCAAAACTATTTCTTTTCCAGAAAAAGCAGATCTTATTATCTGTGAAATGATGGACACTGCTTTAATAGACGAAGACCAGGTTCCAGTTCTTAATTCTGTGCAAAAATACCTGAAAAAAAATGGAACAATCATCCCCTGCGGGGTGTTTAATGGACTGGAAGCTCTGGATATAAATATTGCTCACAACTGTTACCAGGAAGGAAAAACTCCTTACCACCAATTAATGAGCAAACTTATCATATACGATAAAATTGATTTTAAAAAACATATAAATCCTGAAATTGATTACAACATTGTTGTTCCCATTAACTATGACGGAACAGTTTCAGGTATTAAACTTACAACATTCACTCTTTTAGCACCTAATTTCATCTGTGGACCAACACCCATGATGAATCCACCTCTCCTAGTTCCCACTAACAAGTTAAATGTGAAAAAAGGAGACGAAATTATGTTAAAACTAAAATATTCCATGGGAGGTGGGTTAAATACTCTTAGAGCATCAGTTGAAACACTTTCTTAAAAATCCAGAGAAAATAGTGATAATGGGAATCGGGAATGAAATGAGGGGTGATGATGGTCTTGGATCTATCCTAGCCCAGAAACTATCAATCATTGAGAACAAAAATATAACTGTATTTGATGGGAAAAGTGTACCCGAAAATTTCACTGGCTCCATAAAAAGAGAAATCCCAAGCCATATCATCCTTTTAGATGCTGTAGAAATGAATGAAGAACCAGGCCATATCAGGTTAGTGATGAAAGAAGAAATTGCAAACTACAGCGTATCCACCCATGCCATGCCATTATCATTCCTAGTTAAGTATCTTGAATCAACTACATCTGCGGAAATTATGTTACTGGGAATACAACCTGAAAATATGGATTTAATCTGTGAACTCTCGCCTAAAATCCAGGAACGCTTAAATTACGTTTTAAAGTTGTTCAATCATGTTTTAAAAACCTTTTAAATATTTTAACAAATTAATTGTATTGTTCCAATACTTTAGTACTAGCATTGACAACCTAACTTAACACTAACAACCATAACTTAACACTAAAGTATCATAGGGATAAAAATTAATTTATTAATTGGAAACCATTAATCCATGAAATAAAATAAAACTATAATTACATTTAAAAAAAAAAACTATTGATTTAAATAACTCCATTTTGTATTAATCAAACATAAAACTATATAAAACTAAAAAATAGGCTATAAAAATGAAATTACTGTTTATCGGGGCTCGTCTATTTGACGACGTTGCCCTATATACTAAAAATAAAGGAATAAACACGGTTATCACTGAATCAAACCCGGAATCGCCAAATTTGAGCCTGGGAGATTCACATTACATTGTTCCTCGAGGGATGGATCATCCTAAAGAAATCGCCATTAAAGAAGATGTGGATGGAGTAGTCCCACTTATTGGGATTGATGGTCCTCTTTTTGATGTGGCTTTGCTTAAGGAAGAATTAGAAAGAGATTATGGTTTGCCTGTAGTAGCATCACCCCCCAATGCGGTTTCAGTTTCAGGAGATAAAATTAAAACCAAAAAATTCCTGGTGAAAAATAATATAAAAACCCCAGAATACAGTTTAATCAGCTCTGGTCAGGAAGCGGAGTTGAATGATTTTCCTCTGGTTCTTAAACAGGGACAGGGACAGGGCGGTAAAGACATTAAAATTGCATTATCCCCAGAAGATGTGCAGGATTACCTGAAACAATACAACTGTGCTCTGGCTGAAAGATTCTTAGATGGGATCGAAATATCCGTGGAAATTTTAAGATGGAAAGGCCAATCTGTTCCCCTAATTCCAGTTGACAAAGGTAGGACAACTATTAATGGTATACATCCTCTGCATAAAATAAAAAAAGCACCCTTTGAAGTAGAAGATACTGATGTCCATGAATTTAATCAGTCCATCAGGAGGATTGCCCAAGATATAGGGGATTTGATGGGTTTTGAGGGCACATCAGACCTGGATCTAATATTAAACAGAACAGATAACGAAACATTCGTACTGGAAGTAAACACCAGACCCAGTGGAACCCGTTATCTAAGTGCAGCTTCATGTGATATCTACCCATTACAGGAAATGGTGGATATGGCCTCTGGTTCGTGGAGTGCTGGTCAAGTGGTTAAACGGAGAAAAGAGTACTCGGCCATAGAAATACCAGTGGGCAGCTATCCCAGTGAACGTAACAGTTACCAGTTCAGGGAATTTCAGGGAGAAAATAGCTGGATAATTCACGGCCCAGCAAACCATCAGCGAATAACCATTCGGGGCAAAGATGAGGAAAATACCCTTAAAACTGCCAGAAAACTTAATCTGGATTTGGAAAAATTCAATGATGTAAATAATTTGTAAGATTACACGATTCAAACAATAGAAGTTATCTGAATCGTTGATCTGTTAAACTTAAGATTACAGATTTCAATTAGAACTTTAAAAATTCAACAAACTCTAAAACAATAAATGGAACATGAAAAAGTTATATAAATTGGACTGCTTAAATATAAAGTAATCTTTAAAAAGGGATATTCACATATATTACAACTTAATAATTTGCATACAATTAGAATGGACTGTGAATGTTTTTATGTATTCCTTTCAGGGAATGCAGTTCATTGAAATTCACGATATATTTCATGGTTATATAGGTCATTATTAAGGTGGTACATTGAGCAATACAGAGACACTGATTTTAACATTTATTTTAACATTTTTAGCCACAACATTCTTCACTTACTTCGTTCGTAAGATACTGAAGGATGCGGATGTGACTGACAGTCCCATAGTAACCGAACATAAACATAAAACAGGCACTCCCACCATGGGGGGTCTGGCCATGCTCATAGGTGCAGCACTGGCTGCAGCAGTTTATTTTAATGAAAAAAATCTGGTTCTTACCGTTCTAATCATGTTAAGCGCCGGTTTAGTAGGACTACTGGATGATCTTTTAGGATTGAAGATCAAAGAGGTACAGAAAGTGGCACGTAACATTTCCACCATTCCCCTAAACATTGGTCGCCTGACCCTTAAACCCGGTGAAGAAGCCAGGGTTGCAACAGAAAAGGCCAGAAGTGATCTTCCTGATTTATTAAAGGAAGGAAAAGTTGAAATCAGCGGAGAAACACCCATCAAAACTGAAGGGAAAGAAAGAGATAAAATACTGGCTCAGATCATCATCGGAATTTTCCTGGCAGTAACTGGCGCAGTTAGCAGTACCGTATTAGGATTTGAAGCTGGAATATTCATCATTCCAGTGGTTATCTTTGGAATTATAGGTTCCATTAATTCAGTGAATCTTATTGATGGAATGGACGGTCTTGCAGCAGGTATATTAACAATTGCATCTGCTTCATGTGCCATTTTTTCAATTATCAGCGGAAATCCCACTGCTGCTATTCCATTTGCAATTCTAACTGGAGTTTCAGCGGGTTTTCTAGTTTTTAATCATTACCCTGCAAGTATAATCATGGGCGACACTGGTTCCTTTGCACTGGGAGCTGGATACATCACTGCTGGTTTTCTAGGAGATGTAATCTACTTTGCAGTTATTGCCCTTGCCTTGCCAATTATCTCCGTAATTATCAGTCTCATGCACAGATCCCATATCATAAAACTGCCGGTGGAACCATTGCACCATACTCTGAATTACAAAGGACTTTCTGAGAAGAAGATAATAGTTCTTTACTGGTCAATCACTTTGATAATATGTGTTGCAGCTATTTTGGTCTACCAATTTGTATGGTAAACATACCAGTTTGCAAGTAAACCCACCAGTTTATAGGGAAACCTACCATTTGTTTAAGATTTTCCCTTATTGATATCAAAAACCCTTATTGATATTTAGAAAATATATAATTAGAAAACACCTCAAATTAGGTAGAAAACACCTTGATTAGGAAAAAAACCATTTAATCTTGAAATGGGAAAAAAATTAAGACTTGATTAATTCAATAGATAGGAATACATGATGAAAGAACTCACTCTCACTGACCTTGCTACCGAATGTCAGGGAAAATTAATTGGCAACAACCGGACTATGAACGGTATATTCAACATCTTGAAAGATGCTGGAGATGGTGATGCTGTAATAAGGCACTGGATTGATGAAACCGGTGTAAAAATAGCCTCAGATAAGGGTGCTTCCTGTATAATAACCCAAGATGCCCGTGGGGACTCCATTGAAACAGCCAAAGAACTTAATTTTCCACTTATTTTAACCGAAAAGATCGAATTGATTAATGCCTTCGCCATTCGCTGGGCTCTTGACACTTACGCTCCCAATACTCTGAGAGTAGTGATAACCGGGACTAACGGCAAATCAACCACTACCCACATGATAAACACTATTCTGACTGAAGCTGGTTACACTGCCCACACCAATACTGATTCAGAATCAGAGTTTAATACACTGATTGATCCCATGGTAGCCAAACAGATTGCCGAATTTGAGGGAACTTTGGAGGCCGTTGTTCTGGAAGTTTCAGAGGTGCAGGGATGGGATGATCGGAACATGGAAGGCCATGCCCATCTCATGACCAGTGCCATCCAGCCCCAAGTAGTGGTGCTCACCAACGTGGCAATGGACCACATTAACCTGGTAAATTCACTGGAAGAAGCATCAAAAGAAATTTCAGGCGCATTGATCGGATTTAAAGGTGATTATGTTGTTTTAAATCATAATGATCCCTTAATCTGTAATATGCAGAATCTGGTTCCACCAGATTCAAAAGTGATATTCTACGGCTCTGGAACCGGGGTTGAATTTAAGGAAGAAGGAATATTTAACCAAGGAAAACTCTTTATCCCCTTGGAAGATCTTCCATTTAAAAGTCCTCATTTCATCCAGAACACTCTTGCAGCGGTGAGCACAGCTCTTGCCCTGGATATTGAACCTAAAATTGTCAGGAAAGCTGTAAAATCATACCAACCATTAAAACGTAGATTCACTGTACTGGGAACTGAACCTCTCATCATCGATGACTTCGCCCATAATCCCCAAGGAATAAAAGCCACCATAAAAAGTGCTGCCAAACTAACATCCGGAAAGCTTCATCTGGTTTGCGCCATCAGAGGCTCCAGAGGAGACTCCCTTAATAAATTAAATGCCCAAGCTGTTGCGGATTCTATTAAGAAACTCAACTGCAACTTGATATTGACCAGTAGCCAGGATGTGGTGGATGATGCTAACTGGGTTAAACCTTCTGAGAAAAAGGTATTTATAGATGTTCTGCAAAAGGAAGGAATCAATTACACCTATTATGAAACTCTGGTGGGTGCATTAAAAAAGGCTTTAAAACCAACCCATAAGAACGATACTATATTACTTATCGGTGCTCAAGGTATGGACCCTGCATCAAACGTTTTAAAAGGTATAACTACAGGATAACTCATTAATCTTAATATTTTATTAAATTAAACCATAAAATTAAGCATGACAATTTAATGTTTCTATCACCATCTACAATATTATATTCTAAATTGTTTATCTCAATTTAACCATTAACCCCATACATTTGAAACATCCTTAACTCTCATTTAAAAAAATGAATGATTGTAATTCATCCTTATTTATCAAATTATTTATAAATGAATTTATTAAGGTCAAATAATAAAAATAGCCTTGATAAATTCCTATAAGCCCAAAAATCAAATACAATTAACGGAATAATTCCAAATTAACCCGTTGAATATTTCAGTAGTTTAAGAGTGCCATGTTGTTAAAACAACTCGCATACCTGAATTTGAATATAATTATTTCAAAGAGAATTTCAAGAGATGATTAATACTCATAATCAAAGATCAGATGATAAGAAGTATTAACAGATACAATAAAAAGAAATTATAGAAAATTATAGAAATAAGTCGGTGTTAAATAAAATGAGTACTAATATGGACAAGCATTCATCTGAGGTGAATAAAATTCCTCAAAAAAGAATGGAAACCTATGGAGTCATCGGTGTCTGTGGCATTGTGGGTAACCTGGTTGCCAGAGTCCTTATGGACCATGGGCATCATGTAATATGCACTGACATTCATAATTCCAATAATTGCCCATTTATTTATACTTTAACGGGTTATAACACCCAAATTTACCTGAATGAACATCCTGAATCGTTTTTTAAGTCATCAGATTATATAATCCCACCTCCCAGCCTCAAGAAAACTTCGAAGTTATTTCAAAAGATTGAAGAAGGCCCAGCTCAACTTATGGAGGTGGATGATCTTCTGAAACAGATTACCCCGGATAAACCAGTAATCTGTATCACTGGAACCAATGGTAAAACTACCACCACCACCCTCCTGAAGCATTTCTGTTATAATGCGGGATTTAAACCAACAGAACATGGTTTCATGACTCTTCAGGGAAATATAGAGTACATCCCACCATTACAATGTAGATTGGATGGGGATATTGCTGTGGTGGAAACTGGTACTGAAGGGAATAAAGGAGACTTGAAGTTCATACTGGATAGATGCCATCCGTCATGTGGCGTTATAACCAACATAAACCCAGATCACCTGAATAACGGGCACGATTTCAGACATTACAGCCTCATTAAGGGTGAACTCTTAGAAGAGCTCAGGGGTAAAACTGTAGTGGTTAATGGAGATGATCCAGTCATATGGGGACTTATTTCCACCATGGATTATCAGGGAAAAGTGGTAACCTTTGGAGTTGAACATGAACCCCAGGGTGAAAGCAAGAAGGAATGTTGGTGTGGGGAAGAGATCATACTGCACGAAACAGTTTCTGGAGTAGGATATTATGACTGCCAGTGTGGTTTAAAACGCCCTATTCCTGATTACCTAGCCACAAATATCCGTGGTAACAGTTTCATCCTGCAAACTCGTGATGAAAAAATGGAAATGGAAATGGGCATCACCGGATTGCACAATGTTTACAATGCTCTGGGAGCCATTGCCGTGGGGCATGAATTGTTGAAAATACCACTGAAAGACATTAAAAAACATCTTATAACTTTTAAAGGAGTTCCAGGACGTTTAGAATACATTCATAAGGATGAAAATCTGGATTTAATTGTTGATTATGCTCACAATCCCTCTGGAGTTGAAACAGTAC
Proteins encoded in this window:
- a CDS encoding Mur ligase family protein gives rise to the protein MSTNMDKHSSEVNKIPQKRMETYGVIGVCGIVGNLVARVLMDHGHHVICTDIHNSNNCPFIYTLTGYNTQIYLNEHPESFFKSSDYIIPPPSLKKTSKLFQKIEEGPAQLMEVDDLLKQITPDKPVICITGTNGKTTTTTLLKHFCYNAGFKPTEHGFMTLQGNIEYIPPLQCRLDGDIAVVETGTEGNKGDLKFILDRCHPSCGVITNINPDHLNNGHDFRHYSLIKGELLEELRGKTVVVNGDDPVIWGLISTMDYQGKVVTFGVEHEPQGESKKECWCGEEIILHETVSGVGYYDCQCGLKRPIPDYLATNIRGNSFILQTRDEKMEMEMGITGLHNVYNALGAIAVGHELLKIPLKDIKKHLITFKGVPGRLEYIHKDENLDLIVDYAHNPSGVETVLRELNKTYDKLAVVITISSESGKTGDVDIMEKAISNADFIIPASYYSRLAAEKYISSGKIIVPSVKPEKFREGTLGATEEQVVEGLKKGLECDVNAVVCIGEAAVKYKENIKILIDSKDNWIDLQDNK
- a CDS encoding ATP-grasp domain-containing protein, which gives rise to MKLLFIGARLFDDVALYTKNKGINTVITESNPESPNLSLGDSHYIVPRGMDHPKEIAIKEDVDGVVPLIGIDGPLFDVALLKEELERDYGLPVVASPPNAVSVSGDKIKTKKFLVKNNIKTPEYSLISSGQEAELNDFPLVLKQGQGQGGKDIKIALSPEDVQDYLKQYNCALAERFLDGIEISVEILRWKGQSVPLIPVDKGRTTINGIHPLHKIKKAPFEVEDTDVHEFNQSIRRIAQDIGDLMGFEGTSDLDLILNRTDNETFVLEVNTRPSGTRYLSAASCDIYPLQEMVDMASGSWSAGQVVKRRKEYSAIEIPVGSYPSERNSYQFREFQGENSWIIHGPANHQRITIRGKDEENTLKTARKLNLDLEKFNDVNNL
- a CDS encoding glycosyltransferase family 4 protein, with translation MSNTETLILTFILTFLATTFFTYFVRKILKDADVTDSPIVTEHKHKTGTPTMGGLAMLIGAALAAAVYFNEKNLVLTVLIMLSAGLVGLLDDLLGLKIKEVQKVARNISTIPLNIGRLTLKPGEEARVATEKARSDLPDLLKEGKVEISGETPIKTEGKERDKILAQIIIGIFLAVTGAVSSTVLGFEAGIFIIPVVIFGIIGSINSVNLIDGMDGLAAGILTIASASCAIFSIISGNPTAAIPFAILTGVSAGFLVFNHYPASIIMGDTGSFALGAGYITAGFLGDVIYFAVIALALPIISVIISLMHRSHIIKLPVEPLHHTLNYKGLSEKKIIVLYWSITLIICVAAILVYQFVW
- the hycI gene encoding hydrogenase maturation peptidase HycI, producing MGIGNEMRGDDGLGSILAQKLSIIENKNITVFDGKSVPENFTGSIKREIPSHIILLDAVEMNEEPGHIRLVMKEEIANYSVSTHAMPLSFLVKYLESTTSAEIMLLGIQPENMDLICELSPKIQERLNYVLKLFNHVLKTF
- a CDS encoding Mur ligase family protein; its protein translation is MMKELTLTDLATECQGKLIGNNRTMNGIFNILKDAGDGDAVIRHWIDETGVKIASDKGASCIITQDARGDSIETAKELNFPLILTEKIELINAFAIRWALDTYAPNTLRVVITGTNGKSTTTHMINTILTEAGYTAHTNTDSESEFNTLIDPMVAKQIAEFEGTLEAVVLEVSEVQGWDDRNMEGHAHLMTSAIQPQVVVLTNVAMDHINLVNSLEEASKEISGALIGFKGDYVVLNHNDPLICNMQNLVPPDSKVIFYGSGTGVEFKEEGIFNQGKLFIPLEDLPFKSPHFIQNTLAAVSTALALDIEPKIVRKAVKSYQPLKRRFTVLGTEPLIIDDFAHNPQGIKATIKSAAKLTSGKLHLVCAIRGSRGDSLNKLNAQAVADSIKKLNCNLILTSSQDVVDDANWVKPSEKKVFIDVLQKEGINYTYYETLVGALKKALKPTHKNDTILLIGAQGMDPASNVLKGITTG
- a CDS encoding methyltransferase domain-containing protein, coding for MKITSYQQNLLSDTERLRAFYEVIQEKSKGAIYDLGTGSGVLSSWAAPLSRIVYAVEKDPFTAKIAKKNLSSFKNVSIMVNDAKTISFPEKADLIICEMMDTALIDEDQVPVLNSVQKYLKKNGTIIPCGVFNGLEALDINIAHNCYQEGKTPYHQLMSKLIIYDKIDFKKHINPEIDYNIVVPINYDGTVSGIKLTTFTLLAPNFICGPTPMMNPPLLVPTNKLNVKKGDEIMLKLKYSMGGGLNTLRASVETLS